A genomic region of Paenibacillus sp. PL2-23 contains the following coding sequences:
- the udk gene encoding uridine kinase, whose protein sequence is MLIIGIAGGTGSGKTTVARSVIDRLGSDKVTFISQDNYYKEQSQLSMSEREVVNYDHPLAFDNELLIQDLLRLKQGETAYAPVYDFTLHARFTDQQVELKPNRIIILEGLHVLSDERVRELLDIKVFVDTDPDVRILRRVLRDIEERGRTIQSIHDQYMTTVKPMHEAFIEPSKKYADLIIPEGGHNQVGIQLLSVLTEKYLNGDREWGSGL, encoded by the coding sequence ATGCTTATTATAGGAATCGCCGGCGGTACCGGCTCAGGCAAAACAACAGTGGCCCGCTCCGTCATCGACAGACTCGGCTCGGACAAGGTCACGTTCATCTCCCAAGACAACTATTACAAGGAGCAGTCCCAGCTCAGCATGAGCGAACGCGAGGTCGTCAACTACGACCATCCGCTGGCGTTCGACAACGAGCTGCTGATCCAGGATTTGCTTCGGCTGAAGCAAGGCGAGACCGCTTATGCGCCTGTCTATGACTTCACCCTGCACGCGCGGTTCACTGACCAGCAGGTGGAGCTGAAGCCAAACCGGATTATCATTCTGGAGGGGCTGCATGTCCTGTCGGACGAGCGCGTGCGCGAGCTGCTCGATATTAAGGTGTTTGTCGACACCGATCCCGATGTCCGAATTCTGCGAAGAGTGCTTCGCGACATTGAGGAGCGCGGCCGGACGATCCAGTCGATCCACGATCAATATATGACGACGGTCAAGCCGATGCATGAAGCGTTTATCGAGCCCTCCAAAAAATATGCCGACCTGATCATTCCCGAAGGCGGACATAACCAGGTCGGCATCCAGCTGCTGTCTGTGCTGACCGAAAAATATTTGAACGGAGACCGCGAGTGGGGCTCCGGGCTATAA
- a CDS encoding FAD-dependent oxidoreductase, with protein sequence MTAMTEGKVKPPFSAHHREGLLQAMSQRKLDTLIIGGGITGAGILLDAATRGLRAGLVEMQDFASGTSSRSTKLVHGGLRYLKGLELGVVAEAGKERAIVYENGPHVTSPEWMLLPLYKGGSFGKLSTSWGLRLYDWLAGVKKAERRAMLNQAEVIDKEPLLKRAGLKGGGYYVEYRTDDARLTIEVLKKAVECGGSAVNYAKAEQLLKDETGRLIGVLVRDRVTDQTYRIEAAKVINASGPWVDELRELDGSKAGKTLRLTKGVHLVFDGARFPLRQACYFDTPDGRMAFAIPREGKTYFGTTDTDYREDPVHPVMTASDRAYLLSAANFIFPELALREEDVESSWAGVRPLLQQEGKAPSEVSRRDEIFVSPSGLISIAGGKLTGYRRMAQAVVDRVIKLLQEEGDVRSFQPCVTKLLPISGGETGGSDRFEAYAAAKTAEGMAHGLSEQAAAKLARRYGSNIDHVYVYRREADRWAHRFCMPTGLALGLIYAIREEMAVRPSDFFVRRTGDLLFQIDYVRKWSRPVMFAMSKELNWDGEQREAYAEELERLLMEAVIPVG encoded by the coding sequence ATGACGGCAATGACAGAAGGAAAGGTCAAGCCCCCGTTCAGCGCGCATCATCGGGAGGGCCTGCTTCAAGCCATGTCGCAGCGCAAGCTGGACACGCTTATTATTGGGGGAGGCATTACGGGGGCGGGCATATTGCTGGATGCTGCGACCCGCGGTCTGAGAGCCGGGCTGGTAGAGATGCAGGACTTTGCTTCCGGCACCTCCAGCCGATCGACCAAGCTTGTGCATGGCGGGCTCCGATATTTGAAGGGGCTGGAGCTCGGCGTTGTGGCAGAGGCGGGCAAGGAGCGAGCGATTGTCTACGAGAACGGACCGCATGTGACCTCGCCGGAGTGGATGCTGCTCCCGCTGTACAAGGGCGGATCGTTCGGCAAGCTGTCCACCTCTTGGGGGCTCAGGCTGTACGATTGGCTGGCTGGCGTGAAGAAGGCTGAGCGCAGAGCTATGCTGAATCAGGCTGAGGTTATTGACAAGGAGCCTCTCTTGAAGCGCGCGGGACTGAAGGGCGGAGGCTATTATGTCGAATATCGCACGGATGATGCCAGGCTGACGATCGAGGTGCTGAAGAAGGCGGTGGAATGCGGCGGCAGTGCCGTGAACTATGCCAAGGCGGAGCAGCTGCTGAAGGATGAGACGGGACGGCTGATCGGCGTGCTCGTTAGAGATCGGGTGACGGATCAGACATACCGGATTGAGGCGGCGAAGGTGATTAACGCTTCGGGGCCATGGGTCGATGAGCTGCGGGAGCTGGATGGCTCCAAGGCAGGCAAGACCCTTCGCTTGACGAAGGGCGTTCACCTCGTATTCGACGGGGCGCGGTTTCCGCTCCGGCAGGCGTGTTATTTCGACACTCCTGATGGCCGAATGGCGTTCGCGATCCCTCGGGAGGGCAAGACATATTTCGGCACGACGGATACGGACTACAGGGAGGACCCCGTGCATCCCGTCATGACGGCCAGCGACCGGGCCTACCTGCTGTCTGCCGCTAACTTCATATTCCCCGAGCTGGCTCTGAGAGAAGAGGATGTGGAGTCGAGCTGGGCGGGGGTGCGTCCACTCCTTCAGCAGGAGGGGAAGGCTCCATCCGAAGTATCGCGGCGCGACGAAATATTCGTCTCGCCGTCGGGCCTTATTTCTATTGCGGGCGGGAAGCTGACAGGTTATCGCAGAATGGCGCAGGCCGTCGTGGATCGCGTGATTAAGCTTCTGCAGGAGGAGGGGGACGTGCGCTCATTCCAGCCCTGCGTCACGAAGCTGCTTCCGATTTCGGGGGGAGAGACGGGAGGCTCGGATCGATTTGAGGCGTACGCCGCCGCGAAAACAGCGGAAGGGATGGCGCATGGACTCAGCGAGCAAGCCGCTGCCAAGCTCGCCCGGCGCTACGGCTCCAATATCGATCATGTCTATGTATACCGCAGGGAGGCCGACCGATGGGCGCATCGCTTCTGCATGCCAACGGGGCTGGCGCTGGGACTCATCTATGCGATAAGGGAGGAGATGGCTGTGCGGCCATCCGACTTCTTCGTGCGGCGTACGGGCGACCTGCTGTTCCAGATCGACTATGTTCGAAAATGGAGCAGACCGGTCATGTTCGCGATGTCGAAGGAGCTGAACTGGGACGGAGAGCAGCGCGAGGCATACGCCGAGGAGCTGGAGCGTCTGCTGATGGAAGCGGTCATTCCTGTCGGATAA
- a CDS encoding AIM24 family protein, which produces MKLTTPPPAGYVQVELEGEDVLHVLHPKAITAFQGAPRSREDRFMDLGGVLRKKRWIRSRLQGPSRFLMGLPAGYTLEAIDIPEDSQLLFDFRHVAMFTDGMTYKAKIVKWKTAWITRELVRIQFTGPGMLGVLSAGDLATIQLHPEQPLFVDKNALIAYPEQAEIRLSVYGNTIASQHMNVQWELKGRGPVLLQTGSRDTGLEDKLTNDGWLKRLLREVLPFGSVYIK; this is translated from the coding sequence ATGAAGCTGACGACGCCGCCCCCTGCGGGATACGTGCAGGTAGAGCTGGAAGGCGAGGATGTTCTTCATGTGCTGCATCCCAAAGCCATTACGGCCTTCCAGGGTGCTCCGCGAAGCCGGGAGGACCGGTTCATGGACCTTGGCGGCGTGCTGCGCAAGAAGCGGTGGATTCGCTCCAGGCTGCAGGGCCCCTCGCGGTTTCTGATGGGGCTGCCCGCTGGTTATACGCTGGAGGCGATTGATATTCCGGAGGACAGCCAGCTGCTGTTCGACTTCCGTCATGTTGCGATGTTCACGGATGGCATGACCTACAAAGCGAAAATTGTGAAGTGGAAAACAGCGTGGATTACGAGGGAGCTTGTTCGTATTCAATTCACGGGACCGGGCATGTTGGGCGTGCTGAGCGCCGGCGATCTGGCGACGATCCAGCTGCACCCGGAGCAGCCGCTGTTCGTCGACAAAAACGCGCTGATCGCTTATCCCGAGCAGGCTGAAATTCGGTTGTCCGTCTACGGCAACACGATCGCGAGCCAGCATATGAACGTCCAGTGGGAGCTGAAGGGCCGGGGGCCGGTGCTCCTTCAGACCGGGTCGCGGGACACCGGTCTGGAGGACAAGCTAACCAACGACGGCTGGCTCAAGCGGCTGCTGCGCGAGGTGCTTCCGTTCGGCAGCGTCTATATTAAGTAA
- a CDS encoding alpha-L-fucosidase produces the protein MKTGQELIRERTERTEWFQDARFGMFIHWGLYAIPARGEWVRSTERMSVEDYEPYFHAFDPVEYDPKAWAKAAKEAGMKYAVLTAKHHDGFCLFDSGLTEYKSTRTPAGRDLVAEFLDAFRAEGLKVGLYYSLLDWHHEDYPAYGDRVHPMRDNEAYKRNPESFGGYVSYMHGQIRELLTNYGKLDIVWFDFSYDDMNGEKWKAAELMEMMRSLQPHIIMDNRLEGSGSHSGSIYTDNPTTYAGDFASPEQIIPPTGVTGDSGNPIPWEACITLNNNWGYAAADRNYKSATTIIRKLTECVSKNGNLLLNVGPDAKGRIPKESLDILAEVGEWMRDNGDSIYGCKAAPLPKPEWGRYTWNGATLYAHVHEPSVGPIPLVGLNGRIKSARLLADGSELMTSRPWNATEYTSDAFVNFASPEHNSYPLPDPRATVIQLELTQDKELT, from the coding sequence ATGAAAACCGGGCAAGAGCTGATTCGCGAGAGAACAGAGCGCACGGAGTGGTTCCAGGACGCAAGATTCGGAATGTTTATTCATTGGGGGCTGTACGCCATACCCGCCAGAGGAGAATGGGTGCGAAGCACCGAGCGGATGAGCGTGGAGGATTATGAGCCGTATTTCCACGCATTTGATCCCGTAGAGTACGACCCTAAAGCTTGGGCGAAGGCTGCCAAGGAGGCAGGTATGAAATACGCCGTGCTGACGGCGAAGCATCACGACGGCTTCTGCTTGTTCGACAGCGGGCTGACGGAGTACAAATCCACTCGAACCCCAGCGGGACGGGATCTCGTCGCGGAATTTCTGGACGCCTTCCGGGCGGAGGGCTTGAAGGTGGGGCTCTATTATTCGCTGCTGGATTGGCATCATGAGGACTACCCTGCTTACGGCGATCGCGTGCACCCCATGAGGGACAATGAAGCGTACAAGCGGAATCCGGAGTCGTTCGGCGGCTACGTGTCCTACATGCACGGCCAGATCCGGGAGCTGCTAACGAACTACGGCAAATTGGATATTGTGTGGTTCGACTTCTCCTACGACGATATGAATGGAGAGAAATGGAAGGCAGCGGAGCTGATGGAGATGATGCGCTCCCTTCAGCCTCATATCATCATGGACAATCGTCTGGAGGGCAGCGGCTCGCATTCCGGGAGCATTTATACAGACAACCCGACAACCTATGCAGGGGACTTCGCCTCACCGGAGCAGATTATTCCACCGACCGGCGTGACCGGCGACAGCGGCAATCCCATTCCATGGGAGGCTTGCATTACGTTGAACAACAACTGGGGGTACGCAGCCGCAGACCGGAACTACAAGAGCGCAACAACGATCATTCGGAAGCTGACAGAGTGCGTCAGCAAGAACGGCAATCTGCTGCTGAACGTCGGACCGGACGCCAAGGGCCGCATCCCGAAGGAGTCGCTGGATATTCTCGCGGAGGTCGGCGAATGGATGCGGGATAACGGCGACAGCATCTACGGCTGCAAGGCGGCTCCGCTGCCCAAGCCGGAGTGGGGCCGCTACACCTGGAACGGCGCCACGCTGTACGCGCATGTTCACGAGCCAAGCGTCGGCCCCATTCCGCTTGTTGGTCTGAATGGCCGCATCAAGTCGGCCAGACTGCTGGCTGACGGGTCTGAGCTTATGACAAGCCGGCCGTGGAACGCGACGGAATACACCTCCGATGCCTTCGTCAACTTCGCAAGCCCGGAGCATAATTCCTACCCGCTGCCAGATCCACGAGCTACCGTCATTCAGCTGGAGCTGACGCAGGACAAGGAACTTACTTAA
- a CDS encoding AraC family transcriptional regulator translates to MIRNDTHTALQDMLMNMQVQIDEAQLTQCWHDWRDIDYCPAYNKLYFIMDGEGWIKIGELELYPKPGQLILMPAHVMQSYSALEGRPFLKYWCHFRAVAAGGDVFQWLDVPYCYEGLSRSEVERLFSELVEAHRSPAFAARLKEQSLLLHLLSDMLEGLPLQVQKGQSHEMERLTLIQQYIDRHLHKELTLEEMAEFAHLHPNYFSKYFKRHFGMPPLKYVSRKKMERAKLLLKTTGSSVKEIALATGFEDANYFSKTFRREVGYSPTEYRLSL, encoded by the coding sequence ATGATCCGAAACGATACCCATACAGCCCTGCAGGATATGCTGATGAACATGCAGGTGCAGATTGACGAGGCGCAGCTGACGCAGTGCTGGCACGATTGGCGCGATATCGACTATTGTCCGGCGTATAACAAGCTTTATTTTATTATGGATGGAGAGGGCTGGATTAAGATTGGCGAGCTGGAGCTCTATCCCAAGCCAGGTCAGCTGATCCTGATGCCGGCGCATGTTATGCAATCGTATTCAGCGCTTGAAGGCAGGCCATTCCTGAAGTATTGGTGCCACTTCCGAGCGGTCGCCGCCGGCGGGGACGTGTTCCAGTGGCTCGATGTGCCCTACTGCTATGAAGGGTTGTCCCGTTCCGAGGTGGAGAGGTTGTTCAGCGAGCTGGTGGAAGCGCACCGGAGTCCAGCGTTTGCCGCCAGGCTGAAGGAGCAGTCTCTGCTGCTGCACTTGCTGTCAGATATGCTGGAGGGACTGCCGCTGCAGGTGCAGAAGGGCCAGTCGCACGAGATGGAGCGTCTGACCTTGATCCAGCAATACATAGACCGCCACCTGCACAAGGAGCTGACGCTGGAGGAGATGGCGGAATTCGCGCATTTGCACCCGAACTATTTCAGCAAATATTTCAAGAGACACTTCGGGATGCCTCCGCTTAAATATGTCAGCCGCAAGAAGATGGAGCGGGCCAAGCTGCTGCTCAAAACAACGGGCTCCAGCGTTAAGGAAATCGCCTTGGCTACGGGCTTCGAGGATGCCAACTACTTCTCCAAGACCTTCAGGCGTGAGGTCGGGTACAGCCCGACGGAATACCGTCTCAGTCTGTGA